In Heteronotia binoei isolate CCM8104 ecotype False Entrance Well chromosome 4, APGP_CSIRO_Hbin_v1, whole genome shotgun sequence, a genomic segment contains:
- the PGAP4 gene encoding post-GPI attachment to proteins factor 4, which translates to MLPRGHLQPWRRLCRWSNPFVQLLALTVVTFGVLAPLTCQQFLYSYFYVRRWYLRPMSQEFLKQNQEDGLSALRYFERLRTPNTSERLGSDAFHPWLLITIITVQRHPEFHYVLQVASRFHRLLQKCGPSCRRHQILLCNVEMDPGSHWDAKLLSNFMAMVNHYGGHEKAELLLNQFEKEKRDYAYCLEKSLQAYNPEYVLLVEDDAVPEEEIFPVLHHLLQVRFSKAHLQDALYVKLYHPERLQHYINPEPMRILEWLGIGMFMGSLLGFVYTWVSSRSSLSWPIVLFFALYSMLLVELVGRHYFLELRRLAPPLYSIVPVTECCTPAILFSASSARRALGYLKELHCRPGFAKDTALYSLLRVKGERAFVVEPNLVRHVGMFSSLRMNGNPKLL; encoded by the coding sequence ATGCTCCCACGGGGACATCTACAGCCATGGAGGAGGCTGTGTCGTTGGTCCAACCCATTCGTGCAGCTCCTTGCTTTGACCGTTGTGACCTTTGGGGTGCTTGCCCCACTGACTTGCCAGCAGTTCCTCTACTCCTATTTCTATGTGCGGCGCTGGTATCTGCGCCCAATGAGCCAAGAGTTCCTGAAGCAGAACCAAGAGGACGGTCTGAGCGCCCTCCGTTACTTTGAGAGACTGCGGACCCCAAATACGTCAGAAAGATTGGGCAGCGATGCCTTCCATCCATGGTTACTGATTACCATCATCACGGTCCAGAGGCATCCTGAATTCCACTATGTCCTTCAGGTAGCATCCCGTTTCCACCGCCTCCTCCAGAAATGTGGCCCTTCCTGCCGTCGCCACCAGATCTTGCTCTGCAATGTGGAAATGGATCCTGGCAGCCATTGGGATGCCAAGCTGCTATCCAATTTTATGGCTATGGTGAACCACTATGGAGGCCATGAGAAGGCAGAGCTTTTGCTGAACCAGTTTGAAAAGGAGAAGCGGGATTATGCCTATTGTCTTGAGAAGTCACTGCAAGCCTACAACCCAGAATATGTGCTGCTGGTGGAAGACGATGCCGTTCCTGAGGAGGAGATCTTTCCAGTTTTGCATCACCTGTTGCAGGTGCGGTTCTCAAAGGCGCACCTGCAAGACGCTCTTTACGTGAAGCTCTATCATCCAGAGAGACTGCAACATTATATCAACCCAGAGCCCATGAGGATCCTCGAGTGGCTCGGAATAGGCATGTTTATGGGgtccctgttgggctttgtcTACACCTGGGTCTCCAGCCGCTCCAGCCTCAGTTGGCCTATTGTGCTTTTCTTTGCCCTGTATAGCATGCTGCTGGTAGAACTGGTGGGACGCCACTACTTTTTGGAACTCCGCCGCTTGGCCCCTCCGCTCTACAGCATCGTGCCTGTCACAGAATGCTGCACACCTGCTATACtgttctctgcctcttctgcccgCCGTGCCTTGGGTTacctgaaagaactgcactgccGCCCAGGCTTTGCCAAAGATACTGCCCTTTACTCGCTCTTGCGCGTGAAGGGTGAACGGGCATTTGTAGTGGAGCCCAATCTGGTCCGGCACGTGGGGATGTTTTCTAGCCTCAGGATGAATGGCAATCCCAAATTGCTCTGA